Proteins encoded in a region of the Manduca sexta isolate Smith_Timp_Sample1 chromosome 9, JHU_Msex_v1.0, whole genome shotgun sequence genome:
- the LOC115448438 gene encoding GAS2-like protein pickled eggs — MATAGAVLLEARPFRPFKSSEEYLYAMKEDLAEWLTVLYPELRINADNFLDRLDTGVALCRHANAVRESARLILDTPHPESEDALSLAKALRSRPPVNMLPAAKAGTFFARDNLSNFIEWCRRALGILECLLFETDDLCLRKNEKHVVLCLLEVARKGAVLGMPAPLLVQMEKQIERELAGEEIRPDHPTLGLVPSGPQPQLVTNDLRSLDERVRDLVERCSCPTQFPMVRVSEGKYRIGDTRMLIFVRILRSHVMVRVGGGWDTLAHYLDKHDPCRCRAQHRTSLSARLARPKHDLVGATVTYERPDPGPTSLPYTKTEPKGYEPTSLPYEGQYQSNRLTEPTSLPYLGESDRSHSPSRKHLAPRSISPGRKSSSPDRRTKIVHTNHLVPTPHGLRNKSPRPVSPAPATESASDNGSEVSDEGYRSLGVVAGSTQGSPSMKTLNRYSIHSQNSMDDAEFNERLDQDDGCHMDKNERDDYVSLSTGLRKTDFSDTFYGGRKPGSIDGKSNRGSPDRVVVQESNDSPSKSLRPSREPSESPTKTIRSRQASRIPHSPVRNRTPSRGNTPSPKHTPNPAQTSPKLTPKLPPTARNTWAGRTGPTQAKAKSRPALGADTFENPNKSPKAAPKAAQNDAFKRNSPLRASSATLRSPPNQKQLSPLLEQILRSAETAKDDATVLEKMKEIIRTYSKGDDSLSRTSSKDSDYADFTSAWVMSDGKLERSMSTRQLASPRKDQRNGPSRIPAPVSIGCRRSTSTSQFQ, encoded by the exons cACGCCAACGCAGTCCGCGAATCAGCGCGCCTGATCCTGGACACGCCGCACCCTGAATCCGAAGACGCCCTGTCCCTAGCCAAGGCTCTACGCTCCAGGCCTCCAGTCAACATGCTCCCAGCAGCCAAAGCCGGCACATTCTTCGCCAGAGACAACCTCTCCAACTTCATAGAATGGTGTCGTAGAGCTCTGGGAATTTTGGAGTGTCTGCTCTTCGAAACTGATGACTTGTGTCTTCGAAAGAACGAGAAGCACGTAGTTCTATGCCTTCTTGAAGTAGCTAGAAAGGGCGCGGTGCTCGGCATGCCTGCTCCCTTGTTGGTGCAAATGGAGAAACAGATTGAACGGGAGTTAGCTGGTGAGGAAATAAGACCTGATCATCCGACGCTAGGTCTTGTGCCTTCAGGTCCTCAGCCCCAGTTAGTGACAAACGATTTGAGGAGTTTGGACGAGAGAGTTCGGGATCTGGTTGAAAGGTGCTCTTGTCCCACCCAGTTCCCCATGGTCAGGGTGTCTGAAGGAAAGTACAGGATTGGTGATACCAGGATGCTGATTTTTGTTAGG ATCCTGCGTTCCCACGTGATGGTCCGCGTTGGCGGCGGATGGGACACCCTCGCCCACTATCTGGATAAACACGACCCCTGCCGCTGCCGCGCTCAGCACCGGACTTCTCTCTCCGCGCGCCTCGCTCGTCCCAAACACGACCTGGTGGGCGCCACGGTCACCTACGAACGTCCAGACCCTGGCCCGACCTCGCTCCCTTACACCAAGACAGAGCCCAAGGGATATGAACCCACTTCCCTGCCTTATGAGGGACAGTACCAGTCCAACCGTCTCACCGAGCCGACCAGCCTCCCATACCTTGGAGAATCAGACAGATCCCATTCTCCGAGTCGGAAGCATCTCGCTCCGAGATCCATTAGCCCTGGAAGGAAGTCATCATCTCCTGATAGGAGAACTAAGATCGTCCACACGAACCACCTGGTGCCAACTCCTCATGGGTTGAGGAATAAAAGTCCTCGGCCGGTTTCTCCCGCGCCTGCTACGGAAAGCGCTTCTGACAACGGCTCTGAAGTGTCTGATGAAGGGTACAGGAGCTTGGGCGTGGTGGCTGGGTCCACCCAGGGCTCTCCATCGATGAAGACTTTGAACAGATATTCGATACACAGCCAGAACTCAATGGATGACGCTGAATTCAATG AGCGTCTCGACCAAGACGACGGTTGTCACATGGACAAAAACGAGCGAGACGACTACGTGAGCCTCAGCACGGGGCTCCGCAAGACCGACTTCTCCGACACGTTCTACGGCGGCCGCAAGCCTGGCTCCATCGACGGGAAGTCCAATCGAGGCAGTCCTGACCGAGTGGTCGTGCAGGAGAGCAACGACTCCCCTAGCAAGAGCTTGAGACCAAGCAGAGAACCCTCTGAGTCTCCCACCAAGACGATCAGGAGCCGCCAAGCCAGCAGGATTCCTCATTCGCCGGTCAGGAATCGCACGCCCAGCCGCGGCAATACCCCTAGTCCTAAGCATACTCCGAACCCAGCTCAGACCTCACCGAAATTGACGCCGAAGCTGCCACCCACAGCGAGGAATACCTGGGCTGGTAGAACGGGTCCTACCCAAGCTAAGGCTAAGTCAAGGCCAGCGTTGGGAGCTGATACCTTCGAGAACCCGAACAAGTCGCCCAAAGCCGCTCCTAAAGCCGCTCAGAACGATGCTTTCAAAAGGAATTCTCCTCTTAGGGCAAGCAGTGCTACCCTCAGGTCCCCACCGAATCAAAAACAGCTTAGCCCACTGCTAGAACAAATCTTGAGGTCGGCTGAGACGGCGAAAGATGATGCCACTGTTCTCGAAAAAATGAAAGAGATCATTAGGACTTACTCTAAAGGAGACGACTCGTTATCCAGAACCAGTTCAAAAGATTCAGATTACGCTGACTTCACCTCAGCCTGGGTCATGTCAGATGGAAAATTGGAAAGGTCTATGAGTACCAGGCAGCTGGCTTCACCTAGGAAAGACCAGAGAAACGGTCCATCGAGGATACCAGCTCCTGTCTCCATAGGATGCCGGAGGTCGACATCAACGTCGCAGTTCCAATGA
- the LOC115448431 gene encoding protein takeout, whose translation MFVKVISFGVVFSLVNAQYSLPEDFTRCRQKDAKLNDCLKSAVPDALRRMKEGISSLSVPQMEPLHVSGINIESGAGPVVITQNYKNIKLHGLTDSILTTYKADLKNYRLRTDSLTPKMEFIADYVMKGRILVLPIQGKGIANITMVNLVVKHDLIGEPVQRDGQTYMHMKDYKVKFIPEKVVLHFSNLFNGDKRLGENMNAFLNENSDLVFNELKESYEKALSSVFQDVTNKIFDKVPMNKIFPEE comes from the exons CGGAAGATTTCACACGGTGTCGACAGAAAGATGCCAAACTGAATGATTGTTTAAAGTCAGCTGTTCCCGACGCTCTTCGGAGGATGAAAGAAG GTATATCATCGCTGTCGGTGCCGCAGATGGAGCCGCTCCACGTGTCCGGGATCAACATAGAATCCGGTGCCGGCCCAGTGGTCATCACGCAGAACTACAAGAATATCAAACTGCACGGCCTCACAGACTCCATACTTACTACTTACAA agCGGATCTCAAAAACTACCGGTTAAGGACAGACTCTCTCACGCCTAAAATGGAGTTCATCGCCGACTATGTTATGAAAGGGAGGATTCTTGTTCTACCCATTCAAGGGAAGGGTATTGCCAATATAACAATGG tGAATCTGGTGGTTAAACACGATTTGATAGGCGAGCCAGTCCAGCGCGACGGTCAGACGTATATGCACATGAAGGACTACAAGGTCAAATTCATACCGGAGAAGGTTGTGTTACATTTCTCCAATCTATTCAATGGCGATAAAAGGCTTGGAGAAAACATGAACGC ATTTTTGAACGAGAACTCTGACTTGGTATTCAATGAACTAAAGGAATCTTACGAGAAAGCTCTTAGCTCCGTGTTCCAAGAtgtcacaaacaaaatatttgacaaagtGCCAATGAACAAAATCTTCCCTGaagaataa